One genomic window of Arthrobacter caoxuetaonis includes the following:
- a CDS encoding DUF6507 family protein: MGENRWDIQVQGVRSLLHDCSGLVAECEPAKDAAQEALNALETALASCPEVADAVDRLRFDVLANDMTDILVRCNNAVQGTLESVNAYEAGDREMADNARKAASLAESSAAWNAPVPGGAGRWMVQ; the protein is encoded by the coding sequence ATGGGGGAAAACAGGTGGGACATCCAGGTCCAGGGCGTACGGTCCTTGCTGCACGACTGCTCGGGGCTGGTAGCCGAGTGCGAACCCGCCAAGGACGCAGCACAGGAGGCGCTGAATGCCCTGGAAACAGCGCTCGCATCCTGTCCGGAAGTTGCCGACGCCGTAGACCGGCTGCGGTTCGACGTCCTCGCCAATGACATGACCGACATTCTGGTGCGCTGCAACAACGCCGTCCAGGGCACACTCGAGAGCGTGAACGCGTACGAAGCCGGCGACCGGGAAATGGCTGATAACGCCCGGAAAGCCGCCTCCCTTGCTGAATCATCAGCGGCATGGAACGCCCCGGTGCCGGGCGGGGCCGGACGGTGGATGGTCCAGTAA